In Cotesia glomerata isolate CgM1 linkage group LG8, MPM_Cglom_v2.3, whole genome shotgun sequence, the sequence AACAAACAACCGATCATCGGACTCGTCACACTCAGTCTGTTCGACAAGGCCATCCCGTTCCGGATAGTACCTCGCCGACTAGGAGGCTACCTAGCCATCCTCGGTAGCGAATTTCTTGCCAAAGAACAAGCCAACATCTTATTTTATTGGCTTACAATGGTCCTGAAAAGTCAGCCGGTTCGTCCGATCCCGTTCATCACAAAAAGGGGATCCTGCGAATCTCAAATGCTCGCGGTAGGCGGTGGTCTCAAAATCGAATTAGCATGTCCGCTTCTACTCGAAAAATATCAACGCTCCATTATAGACACAGGAGGAGACGTCACGATCATCAATAAATCAGCCCTTCAACCTGGAACTTACATAAACCCGAATAACCGATTAATCGCACGGGAAATCAGCGGCGAAGCAGTACAAACGCTCGGTACAGacgagttaaaaatttttggactaCCAGTCCAATGTCAAGTAAGCCGAGAAGATCTGCCGGTCCCTGGAGTGGGGATACTCGGAAACGACTGGTTAGAACATGAGAAAGCCGAGATCTCATACTACGAACAAACTCTTACCGTCATGGCTCGACCTCTAGAGCCTATACCTTTTAGCCTAAACATCTTCGAGCCGTCTAGCTTTACCGTTCCTCCCAGAACAAAAATGTTCGCTCCAGTTCCCATCAAAAATCCAGGACTGACCCAAGCATATATGCCTCGAGTATACCTTCCAGTAGGCCTATTTATGGGCGAAGCTTTAGTAACTGTAGACGAAGGAATGGGCACCTGTATGGTCATTAATACAACTGACGAGCCCGTCATGATCAAACTAGACCCTCAAATCCtcgaagaatatgaatttcacATTGGAGAGCCACTCAACAGTTCCAGTGACTCTACAGACGACGGTCCAGCAAAGATCAAAACCATTGAACAACGGGCAacggaaattttaaataaatttccacTACAACATCTCGATATAGAACAGCGACAACAAATCACAGACATCGTCCAAGACTTCACCGACATCTTTCATCTACCTGGTGACAAATTAGGATGTTCTAATCGAGCAACCTATAAGATTCCGACTATAACTGATAAACCAGTCAACGTGAAACAATATCGTTTCCCTAAACAACACCAAGACGAAATCCAACGGCAAATCGACAGCTTGATGGAACAGGGAATTATACGAAACTCTAAATCTCCATATAGTCTCTAAATCTCCTCTAAATCAGGGTTTAGAAAATACCATAATACGCAATCGGCTCTACTAAAACTGACTGAGGATATACGTAATGCCATGGATAGAggtaaattaacaattattgtattgtttgatttaagtaaagcCTTTGATTATGTTGATGCAAAAGTGATATTAAAAACTATGTTTGAGTTAGGCTTTTCTTTAAAAACTATCACCTGATTTCACTCATATCTGTCACAGCGATCACAGTCAATTATAGATGAAAATAGTTTACcactttaatttttcgaaacaTCTTTCGGAGTCCCTCAGGGATCAGTTTTAGGAccaatattatttcttatggTTATAAACCTAGTAGCACGACGGATTGCACATTGCAAATATGGGTTATTTGCCgatgacaaatatatttattatcattcatCGGTCAGTCATTTGCAAAATGCTATTAATCTAGTCACAAAGGACGCACAAGCTATTTTCGAATGGGCTGGCGAACACGGTTTGGCTGTAAATCTCAATAAAACTAAAGCAATGATCATTGGAacaaatagtaaattaaagcAAGTAAATTGGTCTACTCTTCCACCTATTGTTATTGATAGTATTAAACTACCTTATGTAAATTCAACTAAATGCCTTGgactatatataaataatgatctCTCCTGGAAAAATCATATctcttatattattaaaaagataaattctGCTCcttattgtttgaaaattcgaaaaaatatatttactatgaAAATAAGGAAACTATTGGTTATAGCTACTATTTTAccattaattgattattgttCTGTTGTTCTTATTGATTCGAATGTTgagaatgatttaaaattacaacgtGCCATAAATAGTGCTATTAGATTTATCTATAATTTAAAACGAGATGAACATATCACGCCTTACAGACAACAATTATGCAGGTTGTCAGTCAAATCTAGAAGATTGTACTTCTTGGCAACTTACTTCTACAAATTGTTAACCATCGGTAAGCCTATTTATTTAAGAACCTGTAGGATAGTGATCTGTCGGTAATTCAGTCTTGCACCCATGACAGCAAACGCCACCAACGgcaaaatattcatttaaaaataaataatcttatgGATCAAACTTATACTGTAGATTAGAGACATCTAAGTCGTTTATAAGTATTTGTCTACTACGACAATtgggaaataaaaataatttcatgtacaattaataaaattatttcagaattactctgagattggaaaaaatattcgaaTACATCATTtggatgaaaataatttcaaacacAAATGTATGTAGTAGGGCATGTATTTCAATGGAAATTGAGAAATTTACGATCCgttagtgaaaaaatttatattgtaatttcttcatgaaaaaaaaaaaaaatattttttctaaggGACGTTTAGGTTTCTCGAAAAATTCCATCTTTTGAGTATTTATAACTTAAATGATGCAAAGGatttactgtgaaaatataatttttatattagaatAGAAATACTTTGCAACCGGATGTTTTGTTTATGAAGGTAAATTTACAGATACAATTCGCAGTGTTGTTAtttgtaaaatgtaaataaataataataattgcttATAAGTAAATCATTTTTCTGAACAGCATTGATTTGAAATCTTATCAATTTCTCGAAGCACTTTTAACTTTGTAAAAGGtactcaaaagaaaaaaaaaattttaattttggtcCAGAGCTTGcacaaaaatatgtaaaattccTAGCAATAAGTAGacaaaaatatcataattgtttaaacagcAGTATACCAAAATCAAATCGATTTCTAAGCATACTCAGCTTCCTACAAGATGTTCGAGAAAAGAAATTCGTCGCCATTAATTCTTAccacattaaaatttatcgtgCTACTCAGgctataatgataaatattgagaTACTTCCCTCAACTGTGATGTGTGAAaatcacattaatttttcaacgcATTTTTAGTTTCTTTGAAGGTGTTTGAGAaaataattctcaaaaatttatatttagagCATCCAAATTTATTGTACCACTCAACCTAGGTGataattacagaaaatttgAATACTTCGCTCAGCCACGTTgtatcaaaatcaaaattgatttttcaacgCACTTTTAGTTTCCTAAAAGATGTTTGGGATAAAAgcctatttttaaattatttttacaacatGCAAATGTATCATGCTAAttaagctagtaaaaaattactagaaaattaaatacttccCTCAACCGCGTTGTGTCGGaatgaaattgaattttaaaggcACTTTTAGTTTCCAAAAACTtgtttgagaaaaaatttaattttacattatgcAAATCTAACGTGCAACTAAagcaagtaataaattgaaaataattaaatgaatgataataataataataatattataatatattataagaatattaattcattaaattattacaagaaatttaaataattttctcaacCGCGTTATATCAAaatcaaattgatttttcaacgCACTTTTAGTATTCTAAAAGGtgtttgagaaaaaatttaattttacatcttgaaaatttatcatgcATCTCAAGCTCCTAAgaaattacataaatattaaataaaaatgataatgatataacaatattattatataatgtaagaatattaatttatccaataattacaaaaaaattaaataattccctCAACCACGTTATATCAAGatcaaattgatttttcaacgCACTTTTAGTTTCCTAAAAGATgttgggaaaaaatttaattttccattttgaaaatttatcatgcTCCTCAAGCTCATAAGAGattacataaatattaaataaataataataataataatataacaatattattgtataatataagaatattaattcatcaaataattacaaaaaaaattttaataattccctCAACGGCgttatattaaaatcaaattgatttttaacgCACTTTTAGTTTCCTAAAAGGTgtttgggaaaaaaaatttttaatttatttctacaaCATGCAAATTTATCTACTACGTACGCTAACAAATAATTACAAGAAATTGACATACCAAAATAATCCAGTCGAAAGAAATAAAAGCTTGAATTCATACTTGTTTCTACCCAGACAGTCTTTGCACGAAAATATATGCTCAGCTGTGACAATCATAGTTGATTACACTGACATTGTTTACACctgcaaattaaaaattgttatgaatatatttaaattgcaagtcttataattgtaatattcTTACCTGGAGCATTGATCAGAAGAACAAACTCATGAATGGAATAGAACCCTTTACGAAACCAAATCAAGGTATCCCAACGATGATAAGAATTCCCATTTTgttaaactgaaaaaaaataattaataatcaagaGTTAAAAGCAAGAGCTGAACGACGATATATTGACATTTAAGTACTTACCAAAACACTAGAAGATCCTTAGTCCTGATTTTCAGTTCTACTATGAGTGTAAAATTATGTCACTTACGTAGATGAGTagaatcgaaaaatttaattccttcTCCGACGATGATCTGTCAAAGTCTAATTGATTTTACAACGAACGCTTAGTTTCCTATAAGgtgtttggaaaaaaaaatttttttttaatttattttagcaaCATGCAAATGTATCACGCTACCCTAACTAGCAAAAAATtactagaaaattaaatacttccCTCAACCGCGGTGGGTCAAAATTAATTCGATTTTTCAACGAACTTCTAGTTTCCTAAAACTTGTTTcggaaaaaattgattttgcaCAATGCAACTCGATCGTGCCACTAAAGCAagataaaaagttataaaaaattaaataaataataataatataataatattattatgcaatatgagaaaattaatttgacaaataattaaaaaaacattaaataattccCTCAACCTcgttatataaaaataaaattgattttctaaCGCACTTTTAGTTTCCTAAAATGTGTTTGGGAagaaatttaactttacacAATGCGAATTTATCGTGCTACTAAAGcaagtaaaaaattccaaaaattttataaaaaatgataataatataacaatattataatataatataagaatattaattcatacaataataacaaacaaaatttaagtaattcCCTCAACCGCGtcatatcaaaataaaattgatatttcaacgGACTTTCAGTTTTCTAAAAGGTGTTTGGGATAAAAgcctatttttaaattatttttaaaacatgcAAATGTATCATGCTAAttaagctagtaaaaaattactaaagaATTATATACTTCCCTCAACCGCGTTGTGTCGGaatgaaattgaattttaaaggcACTTTTAGTTTCCAAAAACTtgtttgagaaaaaatttaattttacaatatgcAAATCTAACGTGCAACTAAAgcaagtaataaattacaaataattaaatgaataataatgataataataataataatattataaggatattaattcattaaataattacaagaaatttaaataattttctcaacCGCGTTATATCAAaatcaaattgatttttcaacgCACTTTTAGTATCCTAAAAGgtgtttaagaaaaaatttaattttacatcttgaaaatttatcatgcATCTCAAGCTCCTAAgaaattacataaatattaaataaaaaatgataatgatataacaatattattatataatgtaagaatattaatttatccaataattacaaaaaaattaaataattccctCAACCACGTTATATCAAGatcaaattgatttttcaacgCACTTTTAGTTTCCTAAAAGATgttgggaaaaaatttaattttccattttgaaaatttatcatgcTCCTCAAGCTCATAAGAGattacataaatattaaataaataataataataataatataacaatattattgtataatataagaatattaattcatcaaataattaaacaaaaaaggCAAAAATTCTCTTAACGGCgttatattaaaatcaaattgatttttttaacgcaCTTTTAGTTTCCTAAAAGGTgtttgggaaaaaaaattttttaatttatttctacaaCATGCAAATTTATCTACTACGTACGCTAACAAATAATTACAAGAAATTGACATACCAAAAATAATCCAGTCGAAAGAAATAAAAGCTTGAATTCATACTTGTTTCTACCCAGACAGTCTTTGCACGAAAATATATGCTCAGCTGTGACAATCATAGTTGATTACACTGACATTGTTTACACctgcaaattaaaaattgttatgaatatatttaaattgcaagtcttataattgtaatattcTTACCTGGAGCATTGATCAGAAGAACAAACTCATGAATGGAATAGAACCCTTTACGAAACCAATTCAAGGTATCCCAACGATGATAAGAATTCCCAAAACACTAGAAGATCCTGAGTCCTGATTTTAAGTTCTACTATGAGTGTAAAATTATGTCACCTACATAGATGAATacagttgaaaaatttaattccttcCCCGACCGTAATCTGTCAaagtttaattgattttacaatGTACTTTTAGTTTCCTAAGAGTGAGCATATATTATGACAGTTACGGAAACTgatacttcaaaaaattagaagtACTTTGTCAACACTTTTCTATTCAAATTATGCGCTCGACAAAGATTGGTAATAACTTTGTCCTGATAAATGGTTTCTCTGAATTAGTCCACTTAAAATACTACCACCGATAAAACAATGACAGAATCTCAATTCTgcataataatcttttttctttcttcgGGTCTACAATGTACAAATTTGTGTAGTTGCTGATAGTTGTACGTACAGCTATAACTTCTTTCGCAGGTCACATTCTACATGTTGACACTCATGTAGTTTAACTTTAAAGGAATGTTTAGTTTATAAACCTAgaaatataacaaaataaacaattaatattaaacaattaaatttattaaaaaaacaatcagtGAATAAATGAGTACTTACTAGAAAAATCCTTGGTTATGATTCGAGGTTATATTCCGGTATTAAAATGCTTttggttataaaaaaaaattgaatttttcttgttgtgatttaattatttgtatatataatattatctcggcagaaattaataatccaATTTCCGTCAGTATTAACATAGtttgttattgatatttttataatgttgTAAACAACAGGTCACCACGGTCAGCCCTCTAGCTTATTTGCAACgaacttttcaaaaataccTAGACTATGGcggtaaattttgaaaacaacGGTTATATCAGAAGTTGACATGTTTTCCAGTCAACAAAATCACTACACACAATAATATTCTACAAATATGATTACTACTAACAGTACAaactttccaaaaattttatcagttGAATTGAAATCATGTAATCAGCATAAAACAGGatcaataattttgtaaactaaccctaaaaaaaatcatgcaCCTATTTTTCAACTACGGAATATTTACTTTGTGAACTgtgcaattttatttgtttttatcagTACCAAGTTACTCGATTAGAAAACGTTACCaaggaataaataaattatacggCCTAAAAgggattattttaattatttacaataaataaaatatttgatttcatTTTTCACCTACTTTCTCttcttttatataaataacaattttattcatttacttCTGTATTTCACATAATAAATTTCCACTTATCTTTTATTCTTTTGTCTGCTtaccttttatttttttataagacacGTATTTATTTAGCACACTGTCTTTTCAGCCAAGCAATCAAATTCAGCTCCTAAAGTTgctaagtaataaaatttttggaacactaaggttatttttaataaagaaatttcatatattcgttttaataaaagttttatcattttttatcttgatctACATATATGTTCgatttaaaatctttataataataatattaataatcatgATAATTATACTTTCTTCTGTGTAATCAGTCATTAAAAACGAGGCGGATAGTATGGAGCGGGAAAAGAATATGGGTAGTGATGCGGCATTGAATTTTGAGGAGTTTGTGGTGGCGGATACTGGGGAACTGAAGGCATAGAGTACGGAGGGGCTGGAGGCATAAAGTACTGAGGGGTTAAAGGCATAGAGTACTGGGGAACTAAAGGCATAGAATATTGAGAGTTAGAAGGCATGGAGTATTGAGGGACTGGGGGCATATGATATTGAGAGGTTGAAGGTATAAAGTACTGAGGGGCTGGATGTTGATGAACTGGAGGCATAGTATGATGGGGAACTTGACCATATTGAGGGAAAGCAGGGTACTGAGAGGGATGTTCCCCAGAACTCAGTGGTGGCATTGGCGACAGTGAAGGAGGCGGAGGAAGTGTGCAGTGGTGTCGACATTCAGTAGAACTATCATGACGTATCGAAACTGATCGTGAGGGTTGCTCATTGTCTTcaatcttcaatttttattatagagTTCTACTCCACCTAGCATTTTTTGTCCTTGTTCAGCTTTAAATCTCTCATAGTTTTGATTGAACCGTCTAATTGCCTTCATAGACCGGTTTGATAAACCTACTGCACCTAAATCGTTCGAACGAGGACCTTGCGGCAACCTTGGATTTGAAAAACCTTGCGGTCGCAGCGGATTTTGCGGAGGTCTTTGCAGTAACCTTTGGTTGACTGCAGCTCCTTGTGGTGACTGTCGATCAGTAGGAACTTGTTGATGTGATGGTGCATTATTTGGAGGTCCAAGAGGTAACATCGAATCAGCTGGAAGTCCTGGCGGATCAGCTGGAGGTCCTGGCGGATCAGCTGGCGGTCCTGGCGGATTAGCTGGAGGTTGCACAGGTACTAGTGGATCAGCAAGAGGTCCTGGCGGATTAACTGGAGGTCCTGGTGGATCACCTATAGGTCCTGGCGGATTAGCTGGAGGTCCTGGCGGATTAGCTGGAGGTCCTGGTAGATCAGCTGGAAGTCCTGGTTGATTTGCTAGAGGTCCTGGCGGATTAGCTGGAGGTCCTGGCGGACCAGCTGTAGGTCCTGGCGGATTAGCTGGAGGTCCTGGTAGATCAGCTGGAAGTCCTGGTTGATTTGCTAGAGGTCCTGGCGGATTAGCTGGAGGTCCTGGCGGATTAGCTGGAGGTCCTGGTAGATCAGCTGGAAGTCCTGGTTGATTTGCTAGAGGTCCTGGCGGATTAGCTGGAGGTCCTAGCGGACCAGCTGTAGGTCCTGGCGGATTAGCTGGAGGTCCTGATGGATCAGCTGGAAGTCCTGGTGGATTAGCTAGAGGTCCTGGAGGCAATGGCGGCAATACTGGAAGCTCTGGCGGCAACGGCGGGTTCGGCTGACTTCCAGTCCTGCGAGTGATTCTCCGCTTTGGTGGTAATTGCGGACGCTCAGCCACAACGCGCATTTGTCGTTTTCCACGCGCTAACAGaaaagaacaatttttaatagaaaaaatgcaatttaaattctaacatttttaaatttaatttttatcatgttcattttaattattaatgtaatgtgttggtataattaatttaattaccttTTTTTCCATTCTTATTATAGATATTCATTATTCCTCTTTACTACTATCTTTATCGAAAAGCTCAGTTCACTGCAATGAGaaattactgttattattatcactattattattattattattattattattattattattattattattattattattattattattattattactactttTCCACTTGTAAGTTAAGGGGCTATCCAgcctaataaatttttatttattcgcaTTACGaaaagtattaataaaaacaaccaGTCTTTagaaatgaatattaaaattattattattattattattattattgttattgttatttttgctgTTGTGTTTGTAAGTAGTAAAATGATCAATTTGTCTTAGAAGTACTGTCTGTggtatttttatgataataaataaattacaaataaaagtaAGGTTATTTGCCACGATAAAATGTTCAGTATTTGAAATTATCCCGTTAcatttattctttaaatttttcacttacCGAATAATCCAAGGATTTCTGTTAATGAACTGAAATCTTGACTAATTTTATATCCTaagttttaatattcaataatttattaagtaacaGCTGCGAAGATTAGAAGTTTCAGTCAAAACGTCTTTCACACGTCGGTAGAACGCTAAAAAATGGCCCTTGCATCTCAGACAATCTCAGACTTTAGCACAACTGAGTTTTAGTAACTTGACCACCAGATGGAGATAATCAAAGAAAGAGAAAACAAATCTTACTTCTTGAATGACTAAATTAAACGAGGGTATACAACTAAGATATATAACAANNNNNNNNNNNNNNNNNNNNNNNNNNNNNNNNNNNNNNNNNNNNNNNNNNNNNNNNNNNNNNNNNNNNNNNNNNNNNNNNNNNNNNNNNNNNNNNNNNNNTAAGAGAAATGTTCGTTGATGATGACTCTAGGCGTTCAGAAagaattgcaattaaaaataataatgtaaatttcTTAATACCTAAATTCTCAACATCTTGCCTAGAACATTCTTTCGTTATATCAGCAATATGGTTATGGCAAAAACTTCCACCAGATGTCTTAGATGCGAGTTCATTAGAAgtctttaaaaagaaattgtttGATTACCTTTTGTCAAATGATTTATAGatacattaatatttctacGATTAATATTTCTAAGTTTATGTGCAATGTTACAacgtattattttgtttagcTAGTTTCTACAAGATGTTAGTTAacttttattccaaataagAAATGGACTTatttaaatcttatttaatttaaatctcattaatttaatctaaaattattaccaaatatacctattgaatttataatattgttaaGCTAAATCGATTTATACATTACTTTATAGCTTTGTTTGTTATTTATCTacatattttgtaaatttttctgttccacaaaaattactgtattttatatcttgccatttggcctgtgccttggcatttattatcaataaataaataaataaatataattccCCGGTATGGGTCGTCCCAAAGAAGGCAGA encodes:
- the LOC123270100 gene encoding basic proline-rich protein-like — its product is MNIYNKNGKKARGKRQMRVVAERPQLPPKRRITRRTGSQPNPPLPPELPVLPPLPPGPLANPPGLPADPSGPPANPPGPTAGPLGPPANPPGPLANQPGLPADLPGPPANPPGPPANPPGPLANQPGLPADLPGPPANPPGPTAGPPGPPANPPGPLANQPGLPADLPGPPANPPGPPANPPGPIGDPPGPPVNPPGPLADPLVPVQPPANPPGPPADPPGPPADPPGLPADSMLPLGPPNNAPSHQQVPTDRQSPQGAAVNQRLLQRPPQNPLRPQGFSNPRLPQGPRSNDLGAVGLSNRSMKAIRRFNQNYERFKAEQGQKMLVSIRHDSSTECRHHCTLPPPPSLSPMPPLSSGEHPSQYPAFPQYGQVPHHTMPPVHQHPAPQYFIPSTSQYHMPPVPQYSMPSNSQYSMPLVPQYSMPLTPQYFMPPAPPYSMPSVPQYPPPQTPQNSMPHHYPYSFPAPYYPPRF